The stretch of DNA TGGTTTTAGCTAAAGTGGTCTTGCCTGACCCTGATTCGCCCACAACACCAAGTATTTCACCTTTCTTTAAAGAAAGGGACACGCCGTCTACAGCTTTTACATATCCTATTACTTTTTTAAGGTAGAAAGTCGTTATTGGAAAGTATACTCTAACATCATGTAGTGCTAGAGCAAGCATCATACCTCACCTCTCTTCAAGGTGGCATGCCACTAGTCTTCCAGGAGCTCTCTCTTCCAGCCTAGGCTTTATCCTCATACACACATCCATAACGTAGGGGCAACGAGGGTGGAATCTGCAGCCTGGAGGAGGGTCTGCCAGGCTTGGGGGTTCTCCTCTTATTGGCTCTATCTCCTCGTCTACGTGTGGCTTTGGTATGGACTTTAGAAGGCCTTTAGTATATGGATGTAAAGGTCTTTCGAAGAGGCTAAATACATCAGCAACCTCAACTACGTGTCCAGCATACATTACAGCAATTCTATCGGCTATCTCAGCGGCTACAGCTAAGTTATGAGTAATCAGAATTATTGTTGTCTCGAGCTCCTCTCTTAGTCGAGAAAGCATCTTAAGAATCTGTGCTTGAACCGTCACATCAAGGGCTGTTGTGGGCTCATCAGCTATAATAATCCTAGGTCGGGTTATTAGTGATGCAGCTATGACTATTCTTTGCTTCATACCTCCACTAAGCTCGTGAGGATACTTTTCCAGGATCATATGGGGAGCTGGCATCATAAGCTTCTTCAAAATTTCTTGTGCTATCTTCTCTACCCTCCTTTTCTCCCCCGAAACGTGATCTGTAACTTGCTTTTTGACCTTATGGACAGGGCTTAGAGCTGCAGATGG from Aeropyrum pernix K1 encodes:
- a CDS encoding ABC transporter ATP-binding protein, producing the protein MSEIVLSIRDLTVNYYTRQGVVNALDGVELDVYQGEILAIVGESGCGKSTLARSIARILPSNAVIEKGSIILNLGSGNTVDLVRLSEDELVKIRGKIVSMIFQDPSAALSPVHKVKKQVTDHVSGEKRRVEKIAQEILKKLMMPAPHMILEKYPHELSGGMKQRIVIAASLITRPRIIIADEPTTALDVTVQAQILKMLSRLREELETTIILITHNLAVAAEIADRIAVMYAGHVVEVADVFSLFERPLHPYTKGLLKSIPKPHVDEEIEPIRGEPPSLADPPPGCRFHPRCPYVMDVCMRIKPRLEERAPGRLVACHLEER